In one Alnus glutinosa chromosome 12, dhAlnGlut1.1, whole genome shotgun sequence genomic region, the following are encoded:
- the LOC133851311 gene encoding dehydrodolichyl diphosphate synthase CPT3-like has translation MEKARDDSVSQLAGGLGSFLRKGIFSILSVGPLPNHIAFIMDGNRRYAKKQNMAEGAGHKAGYLTLMKMLCYCCELGVKYLTVYAFSIDNFKRRPEEVHSLMDLMLEKIEELLKEGSIVNQYGVRIYFIGNLKLLNEPVRVAAEKAMAATANNTKVVLLICVAYTSYDEIVHAVQESCKVKRNEIEAPNASKVIRSVPGVEEDKEINEAIASNLQGSCENSSSKFGALNRTTACSGLIGVEEKNGAIVHAIQGSSEDEWDEVVSRTCNGVIEGDEESKKKQLVLPTIKVLDIEKHMYMSVAPEPDILIRTSGENRLSNFLLWQTANCPFYSPTALWPELGLWHLVWAVLNFQRSHHYFEKKKKQL, from the coding sequence ATGGAGAAAGCTAGAGATGATAGTGTAAGCCAATTGGCTGGGGGTCTGGGAAGTTTTTTGAGAAAAGGCATTTTTAGTATTCTGTCTGTGGGTCCCCTTCCCAATCACATTGCCTTCATCATGGATGGAAACCGAAGGTATGCAAAAAAGCAGAACATGGCAGAAGGGGCTGGCCACAAGGCTGGGTATCTCACTCTCATGAAGATGCTTTGTTACTGCTGTGAATTGGGAGTGAAATACTTAACAGTGTACGCCTTCAGCATTGACAATTTCAAAAGGCGTCCTGAAGAGGTTCACTCCTTGATGGATCTAATGCTAGAAAAGATTGAAGAGCTGCTCAAGGAAGGAAGTATTGTGAACCAATATGGTGTCAGAATATATTTTATAGGAAACCTGAAACTTTTGAATGAGCCTGTCAGGGTTGCAGCTGAGAAGGCAATGGCAGCTACTGCCAACAACACCAAGGTTGTACTTTTAATCTGTGTGGCCTATACTTCTTATGATGAGATTGTGCATGCTGTTCAAGAATCCTGCAAGGTTAAAAGGAATGAAATTGAAGCACCGAATGCAAGTAAAGTTATCAGAAGTGTGCCTGGAGTAGAAGAGGACAAGGAAATAAATGAAGCCATTGCAAGCAATCTTCAAGGATCTTGTGAAAATAGCTCGAGTAAATTCGGAGCATTGAACAGAACTACAGCTTGCAGTGGTCTGATTGGAGTTGAAGAGAAGAATGGAGCCATTGTGCATGCTATTCAAGGATCCAGTGAAGATGAGTGGGATGAAGTTGTGAGTAGAACTTGCAATGGTGTGATTGAAGGAGATGAAGAGAGCAAAAAGAAGCAATTGGTGCTTCCTACTATCAAGGTGTTAGACATTGAGAAGCACATGTACATGTCAGTGGCACCTGAACCCGACATCCTGATCCGAACTTCTGGTGAGAACCGCCTCAGCAACTTTCTCCTTTGGCAGACCGCTAACTGTCCATTCTACTCTCCGACTGCATTATGGCCAGAGTTAGGTTTATGGCATTTGGTGTGGGCAGTATTGAACTTCCAGCGAAGCCACcattattttgagaagaaaaagaagcagcTATAA